Below is a genomic region from Candidatus Poribacteria bacterium.
TGTCAAGGATTTTAACCTTGAAATTGAGGACAAAGAGTTCGTCGTCTTTCTCGGTCCCTCCGGCTGTGGCAAAACCACAACGCTCCGCCTCATTGCTGGCTTAGAAAACCCTGAAGAAGGCGACATCTTCATTGATGGACAGCGCGTCAACGATCTCTCGCCTGCGGATCGCGACATCGCTTTTGTCTTTCAATTCTACGCCCTCTATCCACATCTGAGCGTCTACGATAATATTGCTTTTCCACTCAAAGCGGTGAAGGTCTCAAAATCCGAAATTGACACGCAAGTTAAGCGGGTCGCCGAGATTTTACAGATATCCAATATGCTTGATCGGAAGCCGAATGTGCTTAGTGGGGGTGAGATGCAACGCGTTGCACTTGGGCGTGCAATGGTGCGTCAACCGAAAGTTTATCTCCTTGATGAACCTATGGCGAATTTAGATACGAAGATTCGCGTTGATACGCGTGCCGAAATTAAACGGCTCCAACACGAAATCGGTGCGACAACCATCTTTGTAACGCATGACCAAGTCGAAGCGATGTCCCTTGCGGACAGAATCGCAGTTATCCACCAAGGTCTGCTACAGCAAATTGGTACGCCACACGAGGTCTACAACAAGCCGGAAAGTCTTTTCGTAGCAGGATTTATGGGAATGCCGACCATGAACCTCCTCGGGGCAGAGTTAGCCAGTCAGGAAGGCGAATCTGTTCTCCGTCTTAGCCACACTGATGTTCATCTTCGCCTCTCTCCAGAACGACAAGCACGTATCAGTTCAGTTTCACAGGAAAATGGCTTGGTATTTGGCATTCGACCTGAGCATATCACAGCCGCGAATCAACCGAATGGACAAAGCATTCCTGCTCATCTGCATCTCGTTGAACCCCTCGGTCCTGTGAACATCCTTGATATCCGTCTCGGGACGCACCCAGAGACACAGGAGCCGATCCTACTTCGGGTTAGGACACACCCGACATTTCAGGTCGCAGTAGGGGATAGGGTTTGGTTAGATTTTAGCGAAGAAGAGATGCATCTCTTTGACCGAGAAACAGAACAAGCAGTTTGGCGGTAGTTGTACGGAGGCGAGGATACAATCCTCGCCAGCGGTGTGTGGGTTTCGTTAGAGTGAGGATACAATCCTCGCCAGCCGGATGTGGTTGATAACCAAGGGGCGAGGGTACAAACCGCTTTGCTGAAGCGTTTCTTTAACCAACCGTAGGAGCAAAAAATCAAAAAATGAAAATACCGTGTCGCTTGGCGGCTTTCGACTTAGATGGGACACTTCTAAATAGTGAACATAAGTTAGCAGCAAAAAACCGCGAGGCTCTTCAGGCACTCGCGGCGAACGATATTCTTGTCGTATTAGTATCTGGAAGGATGCACCGTTCGATTCAGCCGATTAGTGATCAGATCGGACTCGAAAACCCTATCATTTCTTACAACGGGGCGATGGTACGACATGCGACCACCGGGGAGGTGTATCATCACACTCCTGTTCCCGCAGATTACGCGATGGCAGTTGTCAATGACTGCATCGAACAGAATTTACATCTGAATTTCTGTTTGAACGACGAACTTTATGTCGCTGAACGGAACGCGTGGAGTGATCTCTACGAAACACGAACGGGTGTTCCAGCTACACCTGTCGGCGACCTGCGCGAATTAGCGGGTGAAACACCGACGAAGATACTTCTTATCCACACACCCGAAAAATTACAGCCACTCTTAGAAAGTTTTCAAACCAATTATGCGGAGAGACTTTACGTCACGCAGACCCAAGCAGAATATATTGAGTTTATGAATCCAACGGTTACCAAGGGACGCGCACTAACAGCCCTCGCCAATCAATTCAACATTCCAATGAATACGGTTGTTGCTTTTGGCGACAGTTACAACGATGAGAGTTTACTCAAAACAGCCGGATTCGGCATAGCGATGGCAAACGCAGTTCCACCAATCCTTGCTTGTGCCGACCATATCACAACGACGAATGATGATCACGGGGTCGCAAAAGCCGTAAGGGAATTGATCTTATAATGTCTTCGTGCTGTATTCCCGCAGCTTTGTTTTCGACTCTTACAACTTTATTACCAGTTGGTTATTGACCTGCATTCATGTCGTGGAACTTTTTGTAAGGAAAGTCCGCAACAAGTACATAGGAATTTCCCTTCTGTTTCAAGGACACCTGAACAGAGTTGACCGAAAATTCAAAATACTTTGCCAGCACCTCTGCTAATTCATTGTGCAACCTTGTCATAAAGCGATCATCAACATCCATCCTATCTTGTGTAATGACAAGTTTCAAGCGTTGTTTGGCGATATTACTGGATTTGGGTCTTCGCCCGAATAGTTGTTTTATACTTATATTCATCGGGGGACTCCTTATCTCTTCCGTGTGAACCAGTTTATAAGATTCGTAAGCAAGCCTTTATGCTCTAAGTCGGGGATCGGAATTCGTTGTCCGGTGAGTCGCCGTGCAATGCGCATATAAGCCTGGGACCCCGGTGAAGTGTCTTCGTACACTAAAGGAATCCCACGGTTTGTGGAAGTGATGACTCCACTATCTTCTGGGACAATACCGATCAAATCGATATTGAGGATGTCCAAAACATCGGCTTGATCCATCATACTTCCGTTCCCTACGAGTTCGGGCGAGAAGCGGTTTAAGATGAGATTGATCGGTTCGATTCTTTCGTTTTGCAACAACCCGATGATCCGGTCAGCATCCCGAATTGCGGAGACATCCGGGGTGGTAACAACGATGGCTTCGTCAGCACCTGCGGAGGCATTACTAAAACCGCGCTCAATACCTGCCGGGGAATCGACCAACACAAAATCGTGGTTTGCCCGCAATTTTTCACAAATCGCTTTCATTTGCGCCGGTTGGATGTCGTCTTTGTTGTTTTTCTGGGATGCTGCGAGTAGCATCAACCCATCAACGCGCCGATCTTTGACGAGAGCTTTGCTGAGTTCGCACTGCTTTTCGATGACATCCATTGAAGTGTAAACAATTCGACTCTCAAGTCCCATGACGATATCCAGATTCCGAAGCCCGACATCTGCATCGACAACCGCGACTGTTTTACCGAGAAGTGCGAGTGCTGTCCCTAAATTGGCAGTAGAGGTTGTTTTTCCGACACCTCCCTTTCCTGATGTCACTACGATTACTTTTCCCATAGCCGGGACCTCCTTTGTTAAAACTTAGCGAATTTTTCAACAATAATTACGTTTTCCACCCCAACGCGCGCGATTTCTGGGTAACCTCGGGGTTTTTGGCCAATCGGTCGGCGATTTACGAAGTCACCAATTTGAAGTTGGACAGGAATTAAGTCCATCGCGATAACTACGGCGGATAACCTACCATTCATTCCTGCGTGTGCGTTCCCGCGGAGGGCACCGAGCACAACAATATCTCCACCCGCTCTGACTTCACCGCCCGAATTCACATCCCCGTAGATAATAAGGCTTCCTTGTGGATAATCTTCTGTTTGTCCCGAGCGGATCGTGTAGGGTACAATCCTTGCGGGTTCGTTATCGCGACTGTCCTGCACCTCTGCTATTTGTGAAATAGTGTGGGTCGTTGGCGCGGCGGCAATAGGCGGAGTGGGCTGTTCATCAAAGGATTCGATGCTCCGCACTGTCAGATTATAGGTCTCTTGGAGTTTAGATCTTAAGTACGCTATCTCCTCCTCTTTCAGGGTTGGACACTTAAGATCAATCTGCACAGATGCCCCAATTAAAGGACGATTCATCCGGGACATTTCTTGTTGAATAGCTGCTTCAACTTCCGTGATAGACAGGTGAGGCCTGATAATCAGGTGCAAGCCATCCCTATATGCTCTGAGTGCCACAATGGAGTTTGCCATTTTGCTACTTTCGCCTCAACTTTTACATTATTAAGGCTATTTCCTCAGTCGGTGCGACCTTTCAATTGCTAATTCTATTTGCTATTAATTCCCTGCCAACTTTGCTAAAACATAGGGCCCTTCAGGAATCACTGCGATTTGGGCATCTTCTCCATATAGCGTTAAGAGTTCTTCAACGCCTTCTTGTGCACTTTTCAAGGGATGCACGAACAGTTTTGCGCGTTGATGATAGGGAATTCCATCGGTATAGAAATAGATATCTGCCTTCCGTGCAACCTTCGCCAATTCTTCCAATTGCCACTGATCGATGACAAAGTTTGCTGGATTGTAAAGCCCTCGTACAAAAGCAGTTAAATCATCCGTTTTGAAAATCAGATCTGTGAACGGTTTGCTACCAATACCCTCGCTACATGCTGCGACAAGCAGAATACTACCCCCCTGTTTTACAATCTCGACGGCAGTCAGTAAACCTTTGATTGCTTGATAGAAGGTTGTATCTAACGGGTAGCCCGCGCTCGAAACGACAACGGCATCTGCTGCGACGGGTAAGGTAACCTTGGCGTGTTTCTCAACAAACGCCGCCCCGACACGGTGTGATTCGACCAGATCGCCCGCGAAAACCCCTGTGATCCGACGCTGCTTATCAATTGCGACGTTCAGGTTGAAATCAGCCCCCGCCATCAGCGCGATTTCTGTGGCTTCTATATGAAATGGGTTTCCCTCCAGAATCCCAACAGCTGATTTCGGATGCTCCATCAGTTCGGGACCGTGCATCACCTTCATTGTCTCAACTGAGGCGATTCCTGGACAGATTGCCTTCCTACCACCAGAATAGCCTGCCATCAGGTGAGGTTCGATTAATCCGGTGGTAATTTTCAGATCCGCTTCAAGATAAGTCTTATCAATGTGGACTGGGGTGCCGTTCTGTGTTTTGCCTAAATATGCGTGCATCTCTGGTTTCTGTGAAAAATGGTTGACAATGCGATACGTCTTCATAATATCGCCTCCAACCATCGTTTCGAGTTCTTCCGCATCGTTGGGACGGTGGATACCGGTCGCAATGAGGATCGTAATTTTTTCGCGTGGAATGCCGGTTTGTTCAAGTATTTCCAACATCGGCGGAAGAATGACTTTGTTAGGCACGGGTCGCGTTATGTCAGAGATCACAATACATGCTGACGCTCGACCTTTTCCTATCTCAGCCAAGGGTTGTGAGGCAATAGGTTGCGCAATCGCCTCCCGAACGGCTCTGACTTCGTCTGGCAGCGGAGTGCTTTCCGAAATTTCGAGAACCTTGGCTACATTTTTATCCGGAATTTCGATGGGTAAAATTCCGGTGCCGTATCTCATTTCCACTTTCATGTTGGAAGATTAACCTTTCAGTCTAATTGCACGCGGTGTGGATACAAGTATACCACTAAATAAAAACTAATCCCTATCAATATTATACCAATTTTTTATAAAAAATGCAAATTTATTTTGTTTATGTTAATTTTGTCAAAAAATAGGGCGACCGGATGTTACTTGAGGCATATATTATTTTTTCTCTGGATCGCCGAGGACACGGAGAACGCGGATTTTAAGATGTCCTCCTGTCAGATCATGACTTCTATATGGGGGTTGAAACCCAGCCTACAAAAGTGTGAAAGTCGTTAATGCCAAAAACTTTACACACCGGTAATTCAGAGACTTGACTTTTTTGACACAACATGTTAAAATTTCTGAACAAAACATGCATATCCAACGGATGAAATTCTTAAAACGGATTGCGGACAAAAATTTACGATTGAAACGGAGAAAAAGACTGATATGCACCGCATTGAAATTACCACCAAACCTAACGGCGCGGGACGCAATTGGTTAGAAGTTGGACATTTTGAAATAGACGCGCTTGGTCGCAAACAGTGGGTCAAAAAAAACGTGCCGCATCAAGAATCAAAGTTAACCGTTGATAGGCAGTATTCCCCCCGGGGTGAAACGATTGACTGGATCGTTATTATTCCTGAAAACTACCCGTTTACACTCGTCAAGGTTAACTATGATCGGCTCAATCCGAAGGAACTTGAGGTGCTTTGGGATCCGGATGCAGCAGCGTCGCAATCCGAAACCGACCGTGAAGAAAAAATTAAACGCGTCTTTGAACTCGCCGATGGTAACGATGAACTTACCCAGCTGCTAAAGGAGCTGCTCTAACTTTCACCTACCATCCGTACCGTTCCGGTCCCCAAGGTTTCGTCACCAATTCCTGTTTCGCCATTATCATTGTTTTGCTTGGAACATCGTCGTACAGAATCACGCCGGGGCCTACAACACTGTAGGAGCCGATGCGTCTACCGGGCATAATTATCGCATTAACGCCAGTGCGGCAATAATCCCCCATATAGGTGGCATTTGCTCCGTAAGGTGGAACTTCGTAACGTCCTTCTACTTGCATTGGTGTATCTTTATCGTCGAATCGGAGGGTGCCACATACCGTCGCCGCGCCGATATCGGTCGCACATCCGAAAACGCCGGACATCTCACAGTAGTGATAGAGATAAACCTTGTCAAATAGGACACCTGCCATCTCGGCACCGTGCCCAATAATACATCGGTTGCCGAT
It encodes:
- a CDS encoding ABC transporter ATP-binding protein, translated to MAHIKLENIVKRFGDVVAVKDFNLEIEDKEFVVFLGPSGCGKTTTLRLIAGLENPEEGDIFIDGQRVNDLSPADRDIAFVFQFYALYPHLSVYDNIAFPLKAVKVSKSEIDTQVKRVAEILQISNMLDRKPNVLSGGEMQRVALGRAMVRQPKVYLLDEPMANLDTKIRVDTRAEIKRLQHEIGATTIFVTHDQVEAMSLADRIAVIHQGLLQQIGTPHEVYNKPESLFVAGFMGMPTMNLLGAELASQEGESVLRLSHTDVHLRLSPERQARISSVSQENGLVFGIRPEHITAANQPNGQSIPAHLHLVEPLGPVNILDIRLGTHPETQEPILLRVRTHPTFQVAVGDRVWLDFSEEEMHLFDRETEQAVWR
- a CDS encoding Cof-type HAD-IIB family hydrolase; translation: MKIPCRLAAFDLDGTLLNSEHKLAAKNREALQALAANDILVVLVSGRMHRSIQPISDQIGLENPIISYNGAMVRHATTGEVYHHTPVPADYAMAVVNDCIEQNLHLNFCLNDELYVAERNAWSDLYETRTGVPATPVGDLRELAGETPTKILLIHTPEKLQPLLESFQTNYAERLYVTQTQAEYIEFMNPTVTKGRALTALANQFNIPMNTVVAFGDSYNDESLLKTAGFGIAMANAVPPILACADHITTTNDDHGVAKAVRELIL
- the minE gene encoding cell division topological specificity factor MinE; amino-acid sequence: MNISIKQLFGRRPKSSNIAKQRLKLVITQDRMDVDDRFMTRLHNELAEVLAKYFEFSVNSVQVSLKQKGNSYVLVADFPYKKFHDMNAGQ
- the minD gene encoding septum site-determining protein MinD, producing MGKVIVVTSGKGGVGKTTSTANLGTALALLGKTVAVVDADVGLRNLDIVMGLESRIVYTSMDVIEKQCELSKALVKDRRVDGLMLLAASQKNNKDDIQPAQMKAICEKLRANHDFVLVDSPAGIERGFSNASAGADEAIVVTTPDVSAIRDADRIIGLLQNERIEPINLILNRFSPELVGNGSMMDQADVLDILNIDLIGIVPEDSGVITSTNRGIPLVYEDTSPGSQAYMRIARRLTGQRIPIPDLEHKGLLTNLINWFTRKR
- the larA gene encoding nickel-dependent lactate racemase, which produces MRYGTGILPIEIPDKNVAKVLEISESTPLPDEVRAVREAIAQPIASQPLAEIGKGRASACIVISDITRPVPNKVILPPMLEILEQTGIPREKITILIATGIHRPNDAEELETMVGGDIMKTYRIVNHFSQKPEMHAYLGKTQNGTPVHIDKTYLEADLKITTGLIEPHLMAGYSGGRKAICPGIASVETMKVMHGPELMEHPKSAVGILEGNPFHIEATEIALMAGADFNLNVAIDKQRRITGVFAGDLVESHRVGAAFVEKHAKVTLPVAADAVVVSSAGYPLDTTFYQAIKGLLTAVEIVKQGGSILLVAACSEGIGSKPFTDLIFKTDDLTAFVRGLYNPANFVIDQWQLEELAKVARKADIYFYTDGIPYHQRAKLFVHPLKSAQEGVEELLTLYGEDAQIAVIPEGPYVLAKLAGN